CCCTGCGCCAACCGGTGGTCGAAGCGCCGGGCGAATGCAGGCACTCCAACGAAGTCTTCATCGAACTCGGCAAGCGTCTGTGCCCCGAATACTTCGCCTTCAAGGACGACCTGGAATACTACGACATCCAGCTGGCGGGCCTTGGCCTGTCCGTGGACAAGCTGCAAGAAATGGGCGGGATCTGGTCGCCCGGAACCACGGGCTTTCGCAAATACGAGCAGAACGGTTTCGGCACCCCGAGCAAAAAAGTCCATCTGTATTGGGAGGACCTGAAGGACGTAAACCAGGCCATGCCGCGCGTGGGTCTGGCCCCGGAATACGAGGCCAACGCCGGGGAATTCCCCTACATCCTCATCTCCTACAGGACCATCTTCCACCAGGGCTCGGGCCAGTGGACCCACAACAACCCGCAGCTGCGCGACCCCATCGGCGGGCTCATGGAAAACCCATTGCTCATCAACACGGCCACGGCCAAGAAGCTCGGCATCGAGGACGGAGCGTTGGTCAGCGTGCGCTCCCGAACCGGCAAGCTCAAAGTCCGGGCCAAATGCACCGAGCGCATCCGACCTGATTGTCTGGGTCTGCATCACGGATTCGGCGCCACTGTCGGCCGGGTGGCAGTACTTGGCGAAGGAGTCAGCGACAACATCCTCATCCCGGATGCGGGCATGACGCTCGACTGGCAGGATGTCGTCGGCGGAGAATCGCACGTGTCCACCCGCGTCACCGTGGAAGGATGAAGGAGGCAAACCATGAAACAATTAAGTCTCGCCATTGACCTGGACCGCTGCATAGGCTGCAAGACCTGCGTGGCGGCCTGCCGCAACTATCACGGCCTTACAGACCACGCCACGGACGTGCCGGGCATGATTCCCTATTACCTGCGCGTGGAAAGCGACCGCCAGGGCACCTACCCGGACATCGCCATCCGTTCCTGGGTCATGCCCTGCCAGCACTGCAAGAACGCGGCCTGCATCAAGGCGTGTAAGGCCGAAGCCATCGTCAAGGATACTGAGACCGGCATCGTGCGCATCCTGGCGGACAAGTGCCGGGGCAGCCGCGACTGCATCGAGGCCTGCCCGTACGGAGTCATCCAGTTCGACGCGGCCAGAAACAAGGCCCACAAATGCGACCTGTGCTGGGACCGGGTGCATGTGGGCGAAAAGCCGGTCTGCGCCGAGGTCTGCCTGACCGACGCCATCCGCTTCGGAGAAAAGGAAATCCTGAAAATGGAGCTTGAGGCCGAGGGCAAGGAAATCGTGAAAAAGATGAGCGCCCAGTCCATACTCTACTTTCGCACGCCCAAGTAAGGCGGGGATCACGGCATGAAAACGGCGGGCCGCAGGCGCAAACTTGCGGCCCGCCGCGACGTCATGCGAAATCGTTCCCGCATTGACCATGCCCTCCTGCGCCGCTAGTCTGAAGCCCCGGCCGGACCGTTCCAGCCCACACCCGTCAACCGGCGCAAATACCATGACCACCCGACACATCCTCTCCACCGGCCAGCGCCTGTGCTTCGACGCCGCCGGAAGGCCTGTGGAGTGCACCGGCACGGGCCAGGACGGCGAATTCCGCACAGGCGAAGCCTGGCCTAAACCGCGCTTCGCGCCGCGAGGCGAAGACCTTGCCCTGGACCGGCTGACGGGACTGGTCTGGCCCCGCATCGCCTCTGTGGGAGACTTTCCCATGTCCTGGACCGAGGCACTGGACGCAGTGGACCGGATGAACGAGGAAAACGCCTTCGGCCATGCCGACTGGCGATTGCCGAACCGCCGCGAGCTTTCCAGCCTAGTCAGCTACAGCCACCACCGCCCGGCCCTGCCCACCGGGCACCCCTTCACGGTCAGCCAGATATGGTACTGGACCTCGACCACGGCCGACATTGCTCCTGACTGCGCTTGGCGCGTGCATCTGGAAGGCGGCCGCATGTTCTACGGTGACAAGACCCGCGACGCCATGGTCTGGCCGGTGCGCGGAAAAAACGATGTTCTTGCCCGCACAGGGCAACGACGATGCTGGGACGCTTTGGGGGCGGTCATCGACTGCGTCGCCACGGGCCAGGACGGGGATCTACGCAGCGGCGCACCGTGGCTGGAACCGCGTTTTGCCATGGAAGAAGACGGGGTACGCGATCTGCTGACTGGACTTTTGTGGGCGAGGTCAACGGATCATCAGGGGCGCTGCACGTGGGAAGAAGCCTTGCTGGCCGCGAAAAGACAGCGCAAGAAGGGCCGCAAATGGCGTCTGCCAAGCATCCGCGAGCTGGAATCGCTGGTCGACGCCGAGCACCACAACCCCGCCCTGCCCTCGAATCATCCCTTCACGGATATCCGCGAAGCCTACTGGTCCTCGACCAGCAGCGCCTATGCCCCGGATTGGGCCTACTGCCTGTATCTGCACAAGGGGGCCGTGGGCGTGGGATTCAAGGCCAAGCGGGAATTCCACGCCTGGCTTGTGGCCATCTGAATACGGCGCGGCCTCATTCAGGCTCGATACGCACCGCGCAGACCTTGAACTCCGGAATCCTGGCCGCCGCGTCGTGGGCGGAATTGGTCAGCACGTTGGCCGCCGCCTCGGCGAAATGGAAAGGAATGAAAACCATGCCCGGCGCGACCCGGTCCGTCAGCAGGGCCGTGACCGTGATCTCCCCCCGCCTCGACGCGACACGGACCTGCTGGCCGGATACGATTTGAAGCCGCTTTGCATCCTCCGGATGAATCTCTGCCTGGCATTCGGGCACGAGCCTGTTCAGCCCCTCGTTTTTGCGGGTCATGGTGCCGGTGTGGTAATGCTCAAGCACCCGGCCGGTACTGAGCAGAAAAGGATAGTCCGCGTCCGGCATCTCCGCCGGGGCTTGCGGATGCGTGGCTACAAAACGCCCCCTGCCCCGGGGAAAGGTCTCGCGGTGCAGGATGGGGGTGCCGGGATGGGCCGCATCCGGACAGGGCCAGATAAGGCCCTCCCCCTTGATGCGCCGGTAGTCGATGCCGCCGTATATGGGCGCGGCCAGAACGATCTCGCGCATGATCTCCCTGGGATGATCATACCCCATGGATACGCCCAGACGCGGTCCCAGAAGATTCAAAATGCGCCAGTCGGGAAGCGCCTGACCCGGACACGGCACTGCCGAACGCACGCGCTGCACACGGCGGTCGGTGTTGGTGAAGGTGCCGTCCTTTTCCAGCGCGGACGCCGCAGGCAGAACCACATCGGCCAGCCGCGCCGTCTCGGTCAGGAAAATGTCCTGCACGACCAGAAAATCAAGGCCCGCCAGCCGGGCCTGCACATGGGAGACGTCCGCATCCGACACGGCAGGGTTCTCGCCCATGACGTACATGGCCCGGACCTGCGGAGTGGCGAACATCTCCGTGGCGGTCAGGCCGGGATTCTTGGACAGCGACGTCTTCCACAGGCTTTCCATCCGGCCCAAAACAGCATCGTCGTCCACCCGCCCGTATCCGGGCAAGACGCCCGGCAAGCCGCCCATATCGCAGGAGCCCTGCACGTTGTTCTGCCCCCGTAAGGGGTTGATCCCCGCCCCCGGCCGCCCGACCTGGCCGCAAAGCAAGGCCAGATTGGCCAGGGCCAGCACCGTGTCCGTGCCGCAGGTGTGCTGGGTGATGCCCATGCAATACAGGATCGTCGCCGCCCCGGCGCGGGCATACAGGCGAGCCGCCCGCGTAAGGTCGGCGGCGGGAATTCCGGTCACGGACTGTACGTATTCAGGGGTATATGGCCCTAACGCTTCGCGCAATTCCTCGAACCCTTCGGTGCGGCTATCGATGAAGGCACGATTTTCCAGGCCTTCGCGCAGGATGACGTGCATGAGCCCGTTGATCCAGGCGATGTCCGTGCCGGGCCTCGGCCGCAGCCAGAGATGGGCATGGCGAGTCAGGCCGATGGCGCGCGGGTCCACGACCACAAGCGTAGCTCCGGAGCGAGCCGCGCGCTTGATGCGGCTTGCGAACACGGGGTGGGTCTCGGTGGTGTTGGAACCGGTGACCAGGATCACCTCGGCATTGCCCACATCAGCCATGGGATTGGTCGCCGAAGCGCTGCCGAAAGCCTCTACCAGAGCCACAAGGGATGAGGCGTGAC
This DNA window, taken from Desulfomicrobium sp. ZS1, encodes the following:
- a CDS encoding 4Fe-4S dicluster domain-containing protein, encoding MKQLSLAIDLDRCIGCKTCVAACRNYHGLTDHATDVPGMIPYYLRVESDRQGTYPDIAIRSWVMPCQHCKNAACIKACKAEAIVKDTETGIVRILADKCRGSRDCIEACPYGVIQFDAARNKAHKCDLCWDRVHVGEKPVCAEVCLTDAIRFGEKEILKMELEAEGKEIVKKMSAQSILYFRTPK
- a CDS encoding DUF1566 domain-containing protein encodes the protein MTTRHILSTGQRLCFDAAGRPVECTGTGQDGEFRTGEAWPKPRFAPRGEDLALDRLTGLVWPRIASVGDFPMSWTEALDAVDRMNEENAFGHADWRLPNRRELSSLVSYSHHRPALPTGHPFTVSQIWYWTSTTADIAPDCAWRVHLEGGRMFYGDKTRDAMVWPVRGKNDVLARTGQRRCWDALGAVIDCVATGQDGDLRSGAPWLEPRFAMEEDGVRDLLTGLLWARSTDHQGRCTWEEALLAAKRQRKKGRKWRLPSIRELESLVDAEHHNPALPSNHPFTDIREAYWSSTSSAYAPDWAYCLYLHKGAVGVGFKAKREFHAWLVAI
- the fdhF gene encoding formate dehydrogenase subunit alpha, which encodes MELTINDTPCVFSPGQTILEVATDHGIFIPTLCHLPGCTPTGACRICVVEVWGARTLVASCAAPASEGMIVHTDSERVLRARKTVLRLMLDSGNHDCLLCPAAGDCTLQSLAYRYGVGTGTFERTKPRYRPETGNPFIVRDFSKCILCGRCVQACNEVQVNEAIDFGYRGAATKIVAGCDTSLAESACVFCGECLQVCPTGALSMVDARQKPRLCETRPVRTTCPYCGVGCQMDVYVQGGRIQHVRGAEDGHNEGSLCVKGRFALDFTAHPDRLTTPLIRRDGELVPAGWDEALDMVASRLLAVREEHGPQALGFLASARCTNEENYLFQKLARCLGTNNVDHCARLCHASSLVALVEAFGSASATNPMADVGNAEVILVTGSNTTETHPVFASRIKRAARSGATLVVVDPRAIGLTRHAHLWLRPRPGTDIAWINGLMHVILREGLENRAFIDSRTEGFEELREALGPYTPEYVQSVTGIPAADLTRAARLYARAGAATILYCMGITQHTCGTDTVLALANLALLCGQVGRPGAGINPLRGQNNVQGSCDMGGLPGVLPGYGRVDDDAVLGRMESLWKTSLSKNPGLTATEMFATPQVRAMYVMGENPAVSDADVSHVQARLAGLDFLVVQDIFLTETARLADVVLPAASALEKDGTFTNTDRRVQRVRSAVPCPGQALPDWRILNLLGPRLGVSMGYDHPREIMREIVLAAPIYGGIDYRRIKGEGLIWPCPDAAHPGTPILHRETFPRGRGRFVATHPQAPAEMPDADYPFLLSTGRVLEHYHTGTMTRKNEGLNRLVPECQAEIHPEDAKRLQIVSGQQVRVASRRGEITVTALLTDRVAPGMVFIPFHFAEAAANVLTNSAHDAAARIPEFKVCAVRIEPE